One genomic region from Microcystis panniformis FACHB-1757 encodes:
- a CDS encoding metal-sensing transcriptional repressor has product MTNQITPFDPLHNHDETGHDHESKGTPHVHSEASLKQIINRLSRIEGHIRGIKTMVSENRPCPEVLMQIAAIRGAIDRVARIILDEHLSECIARAAQEGSIETEIEELKAALDRFLS; this is encoded by the coding sequence TTGACTAATCAAATTACCCCTTTCGACCCCCTTCACAACCACGACGAGACGGGCCATGACCACGAGTCAAAAGGGACTCCCCACGTCCATAGCGAAGCTTCCCTGAAGCAAATTATTAACCGTCTTTCGCGTATCGAAGGACATATTCGCGGCATCAAGACGATGGTATCGGAAAATCGTCCCTGTCCCGAAGTTTTGATGCAAATTGCCGCTATTCGCGGGGCGATTGATCGCGTTGCCAGAATTATTCTCGACGAACATCTGAGCGAATGTATTGCCCGGGCTGCCCAGGAAGGTAGTATCGAGACAGAAATTGAAGAATTAAAGGCCGCCTTGGATCGCTTTTTATCCTAG
- the rpsU gene encoding 30S ribosomal protein S21, with translation MTQVVVGQNEAIESALRRFKRQVAKAGIYADIKKHQFFETPQEKRKRKAVARRRQRTRRR, from the coding sequence ATGACCCAAGTGGTAGTTGGTCAGAACGAGGCGATCGAATCAGCCCTGCGTCGTTTTAAGCGACAGGTAGCGAAAGCGGGAATTTATGCGGATATCAAAAAGCATCAATTTTTTGAAACCCCTCAAGAAAAGAGAAAGCGTAAAGCAGTAGCCCGGAGACGACAAAGAACCCGTCGTCGTTAA
- the upp gene encoding uracil phosphoribosyltransferase yields the protein MVLQLRVYVPEHPLVKHWLAIARDQNTPSVLFKTAMTELGRWLTYEAARQWLPTLETSVKTPLAECPATFIDPSVPMAVVPILRAGLALLEGAQSLLPLASTYHLGLARNEETLEASCYLNKLPASFDPATRVLILEPMLATGGSISTAMAEITSRGVDPALIRLISVVAAPPALQKLSQNYPSLNIYTAIIDEGLNSGGYIVPGLGDAGDRAFGTY from the coding sequence ATGGTTTTACAACTGCGCGTCTATGTTCCCGAACATCCTCTGGTTAAGCATTGGTTAGCGATCGCGCGCGATCAAAATACCCCCTCGGTACTGTTTAAAACAGCGATGACGGAACTAGGGCGCTGGTTAACCTACGAAGCAGCCCGGCAATGGTTGCCGACCCTGGAAACTAGCGTTAAAACCCCTCTAGCGGAATGTCCCGCTACTTTTATCGATCCTAGCGTACCGATGGCCGTAGTCCCGATTTTACGGGCAGGATTAGCCCTGTTGGAAGGGGCGCAAAGTCTTTTACCCCTAGCTAGTACCTATCATCTCGGTTTAGCCAGAAATGAGGAAACCCTAGAGGCGAGTTGTTATTTAAATAAATTACCGGCCAGTTTTGATCCGGCCACAAGAGTCTTAATTCTTGAACCGATGTTAGCCACGGGGGGATCAATTTCAACAGCAATGGCAGAAATTACCAGCAGAGGCGTTGATCCTGCCCTGATTCGCCTGATTTCCGTGGTGGCTGCCCCGCCGGCTTTACAGAAATTGAGTCAAAATTATCCCAGCTTGAACATCTATACGGCTATTATCGATGAAGGATTAAATAGCGGCGGTTACATCGTGCCGGGGTTGGGCGATGCCGGCGATCGAGCTTTTGGAACCTATTAG
- a CDS encoding membrane protein yields MSQRDGFTGGFLAGAIVGGLVGGVLGTVLANRSRRGLGDGDNQAFLEEIRNGRLTPEEGMEVARRSLEDKIAQLNLAIDDVRQQLGSVQENGSDH; encoded by the coding sequence ATGAGTCAGCGAGATGGGTTTACGGGCGGTTTTTTAGCCGGTGCGATTGTCGGTGGTTTAGTGGGCGGTGTTTTGGGGACAGTGTTGGCTAATCGCAGCCGTCGCGGTTTAGGAGATGGGGATAATCAAGCTTTTTTAGAGGAGATCCGCAATGGGCGCTTGACTCCAGAGGAAGGCATGGAAGTGGCCCGCCGCAGTTTAGAAGATAAAATTGCCCAGTTAAATCTAGCGATCGATGATGTGCGTCAACAGTTAGGATCGGTACAGGAAAACGGCAGCGATCATTAA
- a CDS encoding IS630 family transposase, with translation MINLEFTEEEKNSLYYERFHHPHPRVQLKMEVLWLKSQKIPHQKICQLAGISPNTLLTYLRDEQEGGIEKLKEINFYRPKSELESQKETLKKYFEKNPPATIDEAVYRIEELTGIKRSPTQVRKFLKSMGMKCLKVGSLPSKADPDEQEDYKEKKLEPRLNEAKEGKRAVFFVDAAHFVMGAFLGFVWCFERLFVKSPSGRKRFNVLGALNAITHEVILVTNDTYITATQVCELLEKIAALGLMIPITLVLDNARYQKCKIVEELALSLSIELLYLPSYSPNLNLIERLWKLVKKKCLYGKYYENFSDFSSAIYECLNDAHLKHKKELDSLLTLRFQKFNKSQIMNV, from the coding sequence ATGATTAACCTAGAATTCACGGAAGAAGAAAAGAACTCACTGTATTATGAAAGATTTCATCATCCCCATCCCCGGGTTCAACTGAAGATGGAAGTTCTCTGGTTAAAAAGCCAAAAGATACCGCACCAAAAAATTTGTCAGTTAGCAGGAATCTCGCCAAATACCTTATTAACCTATCTTCGAGATGAGCAAGAGGGCGGAATAGAAAAATTAAAAGAAATCAACTTCTATCGCCCTAAAAGTGAATTAGAGTCTCAAAAAGAAACCCTCAAAAAATACTTCGAGAAAAATCCACCAGCCACAATAGATGAAGCTGTATATAGGATAGAAGAATTGACGGGAATAAAACGAAGTCCTACCCAAGTGAGAAAATTTTTAAAATCAATGGGAATGAAATGTTTAAAAGTAGGTTCTCTTCCTTCTAAAGCTGACCCAGATGAACAAGAGGACTACAAAGAAAAAAAGCTAGAACCCAGACTAAATGAGGCAAAAGAAGGAAAAAGGGCTGTTTTTTTTGTTGATGCCGCTCACTTCGTCATGGGAGCATTTCTCGGTTTTGTTTGGTGTTTTGAGAGACTTTTTGTTAAGTCACCGAGCGGGCGTAAACGCTTCAATGTTTTAGGAGCATTAAATGCAATAACTCATGAAGTTATTCTGGTTACGAATGACACTTATATTACGGCAACTCAAGTCTGTGAACTCCTTGAAAAAATAGCTGCTTTAGGACTAATGATTCCCATCACTCTAGTCTTAGATAATGCCCGCTATCAAAAATGTAAAATTGTTGAAGAATTGGCTCTTTCTTTGTCAATAGAACTGCTCTATCTGCCGTCTTATTCACCTAATCTAAATTTAATTGAAAGGCTGTGGAAATTGGTCAAAAAGAAATGTTTATATGGTAAATATTATGAAAACTTTTCTGACTTTTCTTCAGCCATTTATGAATGTTTGAATGATGCCCATCTGAAACATAAAAAAGAACTGGATTCCTTGCTGACTCTACGATTTCAGAAGTTTAATAAATCTCAGATTATGAACGTCTAA
- a CDS encoding ISAs1 family transposase, with translation MQVVAVQSIEDPRADRGRNHSLVSLIALAILAVLAGADGFVAIEAYGKAKQSWLKTFLELPNGIPSHDTLGRVLGMLEPEQLRSGFLGWIGEITEKLGGDSVVVMAA, from the coding sequence ATGCAAGTTGTAGCCGTGCAAAGTATAGAAGACCCCAGAGCGGACAGGGGACGCAATCACAGCCTGGTATCCCTAATTGCCCTAGCCATTTTGGCGGTCTTAGCGGGTGCCGACGGGTTTGTCGCCATAGAAGCCTACGGAAAAGCCAAACAATCCTGGTTGAAAACCTTTTTGGAATTACCCAATGGGATACCTTCCCACGACACCTTGGGTCGAGTCTTAGGAATGCTAGAACCCGAGCAATTAAGGTCGGGATTCCTAGGGTGGATCGGGGAAATCACCGAAAAATTGGGTGGTGATTCGGTAGTAGTGATGGCGGCTTAA
- a CDS encoding ISAs1 family transposase: protein MKLPPCRSEVQLLNLKGAIVTLDAMGTQTEIAQQIKSGGGDDVLALKGNQGKLFQQVEGWFDQAIAGDWQGIEYSYHEKVESGHHRIETRQIWVVPVSQLPPLHRQSLWPGLTTVVMVRSVRQLWNKTTTEIRFFISSLAADAQKHAEVIRGHWSIENSLHWVLDVTFNEDASRVRLGHGAENLGLLRRLSVNLLKQEPSKMSLKMKRYRASMDDNFMVKILEASAVD, encoded by the coding sequence ATGAAATTACCGCCGTGCCGCTCAGAAGTGCAATTGCTCAATCTCAAGGGAGCGATAGTCACTTTGGATGCCATGGGAACCCAGACGGAAATTGCCCAACAAATCAAGTCTGGGGGCGGAGATGACGTCTTAGCCCTCAAAGGCAATCAGGGCAAGCTCTTTCAACAAGTAGAAGGCTGGTTTGACCAAGCTATAGCCGGGGATTGGCAAGGGATTGAATACAGCTACCACGAAAAGGTGGAGTCGGGGCATCACCGGATCGAAACCCGTCAAATTTGGGTGGTGCCGGTGTCCCAATTACCGCCCCTGCATCGGCAGAGTCTGTGGCCTGGCCTAACCACCGTAGTCATGGTTCGCAGTGTCCGCCAATTATGGAATAAAACTACGACAGAAATTCGCTTCTTCATCAGTAGTTTAGCAGCGGATGCCCAAAAACACGCCGAGGTGATTCGCGGACATTGGAGTATTGAAAATAGTCTCCATTGGGTACTCGATGTTACCTTTAATGAAGATGCCAGTCGGGTTCGTCTGGGGCATGGAGCGGAAAACCTAGGTCTGTTGCGCCGTTTAAGTGTGAATTTGTTGAAGCAGGAGCCCTCGAAAATGAGTCTGAAAATGAAACGTTATAGGGCGAGCATGGATGATAATTTCATGGTAAAAATCTTGGAGGCCAGTGCGGTTGACTGA
- a CDS encoding IS630-like element ISMae24 family transposase, whose amino-acid sequence MRLIRDLNPESQKMLERIYRASKHHQVRERAKCILLSFQGTTIEELSGIFGVTRKTIYNWLTAWEDRKLIGFYNRRGRGRKPKLTEAQGQQVIDWVKEEPKSLKKIQIKIVEEWKLTVSKDTIKRLIKKINMRWKRVRRGVAKTPDEWELEVKLPILEELKKQEKRGEIEIGYLDEMGWDSKPCIPYAWQEEKTTIKLPPIEGKRLNILGIMKRDNQLFYETQVGTVTSEIVINFLDKYCQNIQKKTVIIIDQASIHTSEAFMEKLEEWEKKNLKIFWLPTYSPHLNLIEILWRFLKYEWIEFSAYKDRKSLLAYVKKVLDNFGGEYVINFA is encoded by the coding sequence ATGAGATTGATTAGAGACCTAAACCCCGAGAGCCAGAAAATGCTAGAGAGAATTTATCGAGCTAGTAAACATCATCAAGTAAGAGAGCGAGCGAAATGTATACTCTTAAGTTTTCAGGGAACCACGATAGAAGAATTGAGCGGAATATTTGGAGTTACGAGAAAGACCATCTATAATTGGTTGACGGCCTGGGAAGATAGAAAACTAATTGGTTTTTATAATCGTCGAGGAAGAGGGAGAAAACCTAAATTGACAGAAGCACAAGGTCAACAAGTTATTGACTGGGTAAAAGAAGAACCGAAAAGCTTAAAAAAAATCCAGATAAAAATTGTAGAAGAATGGAAATTAACCGTAAGCAAAGACACGATAAAAAGACTCATAAAAAAAATCAACATGAGGTGGAAAAGGGTGAGAAGAGGGGTCGCCAAAACCCCTGATGAGTGGGAGCTTGAGGTCAAACTACCTATTTTAGAAGAACTAAAAAAACAGGAAAAAAGAGGAGAGATTGAGATAGGATATTTGGATGAAATGGGATGGGATTCAAAGCCTTGTATTCCTTACGCTTGGCAAGAAGAAAAAACCACGATAAAGTTACCACCAATTGAAGGTAAAAGACTAAATATTTTAGGAATAATGAAACGAGATAATCAATTATTTTATGAGACACAGGTCGGAACGGTTACTAGCGAGATAGTTATTAATTTTCTGGATAAATATTGCCAAAATATACAGAAAAAAACCGTCATAATAATTGACCAAGCTTCCATTCATACCAGCGAGGCATTTATGGAGAAACTTGAGGAATGGGAAAAGAAAAACTTGAAAATATTTTGGTTGCCCACTTATTCACCTCATTTAAATTTAATTGAAATATTATGGAGATTTTTAAAATATGAATGGATTGAATTTAGCGCCTATAAAGACCGAAAGAGCCTCCTCGCTTACGTTAAAAAAGTGCTGGACAATTTTGGAGGCGAGTATGTAATTAATTTTGCCTAG